The following are from one region of the Tenacibaculum dicentrarchi genome:
- a CDS encoding WG repeat-containing protein, translated as MKLKIALSFIIFSSFYATSQNFFIVKNNNLYGVVNNKGIEIAAPKYNSIEPYNAVRKGWAKVNLKNKVGFIDKLGNEVVEAVYDSIGNFGMFQKKWALIKENNRLGFIDNKGQKVINTKFDKVYDFDLYKKGWALVKIKDKFGFINKKGNTIVKIKYTEIDAFDTYKKGWAKVCVNKVKYGFIDTSGKEIIPAIYDNIDAFFKTKDSKETEE; from the coding sequence ATGAAATTAAAAATAGCACTATCTTTTATCATTTTTTCAAGCTTCTATGCAACTTCTCAAAATTTTTTTATCGTCAAAAATAACAACCTTTACGGAGTTGTTAATAATAAAGGAATAGAAATTGCTGCCCCAAAATACAATAGTATCGAACCTTATAATGCCGTAAGAAAAGGGTGGGCTAAGGTAAATCTTAAAAATAAAGTAGGGTTTATTGATAAACTTGGAAATGAAGTTGTAGAAGCTGTTTATGATTCTATTGGTAATTTTGGAATGTTTCAAAAAAAATGGGCACTTATAAAAGAAAATAATCGATTAGGTTTTATTGACAACAAGGGGCAAAAAGTAATAAACACCAAGTTTGACAAAGTATATGATTTTGACTTATACAAAAAAGGCTGGGCTTTAGTAAAAATTAAAGATAAATTTGGTTTTATCAATAAAAAAGGGAACACTATTGTTAAAATAAAATACACCGAAATTGACGCATTTGACACCTATAAAAAAGGCTGGGCTAAAGTTTGTGTTAACAAAGTAAAATATGGTTTTATTGATACCTCAGGTAAAGAAATAATTCCTGCTATTTATGATAATATTGATGCCTTTTTTAAAACAAAAGACAGTAAAGAAACCGAAGAATAA
- a CDS encoding B12-binding domain-containing radical SAM protein produces the protein MAINTLLITPPFTQLNTAYPATAYIKGFLNSKDVNATQMDLSIELFTAVFTKEFIDAIFKQAEMLGNNDFPLVGNQQENYIDKVDFVMNYLRAQEVTAAYQIVHKDFLPHGHRRIKLAKNLTTEFGKLGILDKAKHIATLFVEELGDFINANVDEFFSFTRYAEQLGRSASSFDTIDEFLQYETTLIEDEMLYLLDEKIKEQITSEITEKSYDLICFTVPFPGNLFSALRCAQFIKQQYPKIKIAMGGGYCNTELRRLSDPRIFNFVDFITLDDGEAPLLRITEFLDGKIGEEALERTYICRNNKVIYANKIPNTIFHHKNLPAPSYIGLPTNKYLSFLDVMNPMHRMWSDGKWNKLTISHGCYWKQCSFCDVTLDYISNYENTTADDLVNKIEKIISETGVTGFHFVDEAAPPKMLRALANKLLERKIFITWWTNIRFEKTFTPELCALLSKSGCIAVTGGLEVASDRLLARMKKGVDIGQVARVTKAFSDENIMVHAYLMFGFPTETDQETIDSLEVVRQLFQNNCIQSAFWHQFACTSHSPVGKNPDAFEIKITGPKFKGFAENDLYHEDPTGAEHHLYSQGLNTALNNYLNYKGFEIPLYKYFDFEVPKTTQKPNLIEGFLKV, from the coding sequence ATGGCGATTAATACACTTTTAATTACACCACCTTTTACGCAATTAAATACGGCATATCCGGCAACAGCATACATCAAAGGATTTTTAAATTCTAAAGATGTAAATGCTACGCAGATGGATTTAAGCATCGAGCTTTTTACCGCTGTGTTTACCAAAGAATTTATAGACGCTATTTTCAAACAGGCTGAAATGCTTGGGAATAATGATTTTCCGTTGGTAGGAAATCAGCAAGAAAATTATATAGATAAAGTAGATTTTGTGATGAATTATTTGAGAGCGCAAGAAGTTACGGCGGCGTATCAAATAGTACATAAAGATTTTTTACCTCACGGACATAGACGTATTAAATTAGCTAAAAATTTAACTACCGAATTTGGGAAATTAGGAATTTTAGATAAAGCCAAACATATTGCAACTTTATTTGTAGAAGAATTGGGCGATTTTATAAATGCCAATGTCGATGAGTTTTTTTCTTTTACACGTTATGCCGAACAATTAGGGCGATCGGCTTCTAGTTTTGATACTATTGATGAATTTCTTCAATATGAAACTACTTTAATTGAAGATGAAATGTTGTATCTTTTAGATGAAAAAATAAAGGAACAAATAACATCAGAAATAACCGAAAAATCGTATGATTTAATTTGTTTTACTGTGCCATTTCCAGGGAATTTATTTTCCGCTTTGCGATGTGCTCAATTTATAAAACAACAATATCCAAAGATAAAAATAGCCATGGGTGGCGGTTATTGTAATACTGAATTAAGACGTTTATCTGACCCCAGAATTTTTAATTTTGTAGATTTTATTACCTTAGATGATGGTGAAGCTCCATTGTTAAGAATTACCGAATTTTTAGATGGAAAAATAGGAGAGGAAGCTTTAGAAAGAACTTATATCTGTAGAAATAATAAGGTTATTTATGCAAATAAAATTCCGAATACAATATTTCATCATAAAAACTTACCTGCGCCGAGTTATATCGGCTTGCCGACTAATAAATATTTATCTTTTTTAGATGTAATGAATCCGATGCACAGAATGTGGTCAGACGGAAAGTGGAATAAACTCACCATTTCCCACGGATGCTATTGGAAACAATGTTCTTTTTGTGATGTTACATTAGATTATATCAGTAATTATGAAAACACCACAGCTGATGATTTGGTTAATAAAATTGAAAAAATAATATCAGAAACAGGTGTTACAGGATTTCATTTTGTAGATGAAGCAGCACCGCCAAAAATGTTAAGAGCTTTAGCTAATAAATTACTAGAACGAAAAATATTTATTACATGGTGGACAAATATTCGTTTTGAAAAAACCTTTACGCCTGAGCTTTGTGCTTTATTATCAAAATCGGGATGTATTGCTGTAACAGGAGGTTTAGAAGTGGCATCTGATAGATTACTTGCTAGAATGAAAAAAGGTGTAGATATTGGGCAAGTGGCACGAGTTACCAAAGCTTTTTCAGATGAGAATATTATGGTTCATGCTTATTTAATGTTTGGTTTTCCTACTGAAACGGATCAAGAAACTATTGATTCGCTAGAAGTTGTACGTCAGTTATTTCAAAATAATTGTATTCAATCTGCTTTTTGGCATCAGTTTGCGTGTACAAGTCATAGTCCTGTGGGAAAAAATCCTGATGCTTTTGAAATTAAAATTACAGGTCCTAAATTTAAAGGATTTGCAGAAAATGATTTATATCATGAAGATCCAACAGGGGCGGAGCATCATTTGTACAGTCAAGGATTAAATACGGCGTTAAATAATTACTTAAATTACAAAGGATTTGAAATACCTTTATATAAATATTTCGATTTTGAAGTACCAAAAACAACGCAAAAACCGAATTTAATTGAAGGGTTTTTGAAGGTTTAA
- a CDS encoding cytochrome ubiquinol oxidase subunit I: MEDMLFYDRLQFAFTITFHYIFPQLTMGLSLLIVYFKWKYLKNNIEKYNNSAKFLMKIFAVNFTMGVVTGIPMEFQFGTNWAKFSELTGGIIGQTLAMEGMFSFFLESSFLVLFIFGEKLMGQKLHLLTAFLVFLGSWASGWFILATNAWMQHPVGHEVLANGKFVLENFGDLFTNPWLLPAFLHNQVASVTTSAFVVASIGAFYILRNKNLEYGKLLLKTGVIFGFIASLLLAFPTGDLNAKNVAKYQPASFAAMEGIFETEEAGAEIVLIGQPNMVEKKLDNKIAVPNILSFLTYQEWDKQVPGMDQFKKEELPDNVPALYYSYHIMVGLGTIFIGIMGLAVFFLYRKKLYTFKPLLWTIMFLVPFPYIANITGWYTAELGRQPYLVYGLLKTSDGISPTVSSGNTLFTLLGFVALYMLLGALFLLLVGKTIHQGPKHQTH; encoded by the coding sequence ATGGAAGATATGCTATTTTACGACCGATTGCAATTTGCATTTACAATCACGTTTCATTATATATTCCCACAATTAACCATGGGATTATCCTTATTAATCGTGTATTTTAAGTGGAAATACTTAAAAAATAATATTGAAAAATATAATAATTCAGCAAAATTTTTAATGAAAATATTTGCTGTGAATTTTACCATGGGCGTTGTTACAGGAATCCCGATGGAATTTCAATTTGGTACTAACTGGGCAAAATTTTCAGAATTAACAGGCGGAATTATCGGGCAAACCTTGGCGATGGAAGGCATGTTTTCGTTCTTTTTAGAGTCTTCCTTTTTAGTACTTTTTATTTTTGGTGAAAAATTAATGGGGCAAAAACTCCATCTTTTAACGGCTTTTTTAGTCTTTTTAGGTTCTTGGGCAAGTGGCTGGTTTATTTTAGCTACCAACGCTTGGATGCAACATCCCGTAGGACATGAAGTTTTAGCAAATGGAAAATTCGTCCTAGAAAATTTTGGCGATTTATTTACAAATCCGTGGTTGTTACCCGCTTTTTTACACAATCAAGTTGCCTCGGTTACTACTTCTGCTTTTGTGGTAGCAAGTATTGGTGCTTTTTATATTTTGAGAAATAAAAACCTAGAATACGGTAAATTACTTTTAAAAACAGGCGTTATTTTTGGGTTTATTGCCAGTTTATTATTGGCATTCCCTACGGGAGATTTAAACGCCAAAAATGTAGCAAAATATCAACCTGCATCTTTTGCGGCGATGGAAGGAATTTTTGAAACCGAAGAAGCTGGTGCCGAAATTGTGTTAATCGGGCAACCAAATATGGTAGAAAAAAAACTAGATAATAAAATTGCAGTTCCTAATATTTTAAGCTTTTTAACCTATCAAGAATGGGATAAACAAGTGCCTGGAATGGATCAGTTTAAAAAAGAGGAATTACCAGATAATGTTCCTGCACTTTATTATTCGTATCATATTATGGTTGGTTTAGGAACAATTTTTATCGGAATTATGGGATTGGCAGTTTTCTTTCTATATCGAAAAAAACTATACACTTTTAAACCATTATTATGGACAATAATGTTTTTAGTTCCGTTTCCTTATATCGCTAATATTACAGGTTGGTACACTGCCGAATTAGGAAGACAACCTTATTTAGTGTACGGATTATTGAAAACAAGTGACGGAATATCGCCAACGGTTTCATCAGGAAATACCTTATTTACCCTTTTAGGATTTGTAGCCTTATATATGTTACTCGGCGCATTATTTTTACTATTGGTAGGAAAAACAATTCATCAAGGACCTAAACATCAAACACATTAA
- the cydB gene encoding cytochrome d ubiquinol oxidase subunit II produces the protein MEVFWFIIIAIVLTVFFILDGYDFGTGIIHLFMAKKEKDKEVIAKSAGLFWDSNEVWLVAAGGMLFMAFPTFYASVFSGFYLPLIIVLWLIIFRAIGLEFRSQFNFQMWKDIWDTSFGVSSLLLALFFGIALGNVIRGVNLGSVENGISAYEAHYFFLPLWNNSFSPLAENPGVIDWFTLVIGIIAVVTLAIHGANWIVLKTNSSINEKLKKTVFKLNILLIGLTIFSLIIWQIVNPNSLNNFIENPFLLVFPLIYISGLVGLFFVEKLNKEIYAFTFSTLLILGGITSSLASLFPVILPSTNTVNDSLTIYNTTTTAYGLSVATYWGVVGFILLFVYMIVQKKIMGGKIDNMDYGH, from the coding sequence ATGGAAGTATTTTGGTTTATTATTATCGCAATTGTTTTGACTGTATTTTTTATTTTAGATGGTTATGATTTTGGTACAGGAATCATTCATTTATTTATGGCAAAAAAAGAGAAAGATAAAGAAGTTATTGCTAAATCAGCAGGGTTATTTTGGGACTCTAACGAAGTTTGGCTAGTTGCCGCAGGCGGTATGCTTTTTATGGCATTTCCTACATTTTACGCATCGGTTTTTAGTGGTTTTTATCTGCCTTTAATTATTGTTTTATGGCTGATTATTTTCAGAGCGATTGGACTAGAATTTAGATCGCAATTTAACTTTCAAATGTGGAAAGATATCTGGGATACTTCTTTTGGCGTATCGAGTTTATTACTTGCCTTATTCTTCGGAATTGCCTTAGGAAATGTAATTAGAGGAGTTAATTTAGGCAGTGTTGAAAACGGAATTTCTGCCTATGAAGCTCATTATTTTTTCTTACCTCTTTGGAATAACAGCTTTAGTCCACTAGCTGAAAACCCTGGTGTTATTGATTGGTTTACCCTTGTTATCGGAATTATTGCGGTGGTTACTTTGGCAATTCACGGTGCAAATTGGATTGTTTTAAAAACTAATTCATCTATTAATGAAAAATTAAAGAAAACCGTTTTTAAATTAAATATTTTACTAATTGGTTTAACTATATTTTCATTAATTATCTGGCAAATTGTAAACCCTAACTCCTTGAATAATTTTATTGAAAATCCTTTTTTATTGGTATTTCCGCTTATTTATATTTCAGGGTTAGTTGGCTTATTTTTTGTTGAAAAACTGAACAAAGAAATCTATGCGTTTACTTTTTCTACCTTACTGATTTTAGGAGGAATAACTTCCTCTTTAGCATCACTATTTCCTGTAATTTTACCCTCAACAAATACCGTAAACGACTCTTTAACAATATACAACACCACTACCACTGCCTACGGATTATCGGTAGCAACTTATTGGGGTGTGGTTGGTTTTATCTTACTTTTTGTATATATGATTGTGCAAAAAAAGATTATGGGCGGAAAAATAGACAATATGGATTACGGACATTAA
- a CDS encoding alpha/beta fold hydrolase: protein MKKSILLNFSFLFLLFQISINTAQENFKTPYGNNKKAGEFVKINGTKIYYETYGKGEPLLIIHSCGTDIKAMEYQIDYFKRYYRVITADSRGQGKSKLKTKKLTYDLMAEDWEELAKHLKLDTVNILGWSDGGIIGLKMGIRNKIKIKKIVTMGVNLRLDPTAVNKWAIQQVIDMHSQSIKMLKKGDTSKDWEKELQLDRLLLNQPNISHADLKKVTAEVLVTIGDRDIIKNEHAVEIFNNLPKAQLCIMPGANHGIPRNNATFFNEIAFKFLNNTFDYSMDK, encoded by the coding sequence ATGAAAAAGTCAATTTTACTTAATTTTTCTTTCTTATTTTTACTATTTCAGATTAGTATTAATACTGCTCAAGAAAATTTTAAAACTCCTTACGGAAACAATAAAAAAGCAGGGGAATTCGTAAAAATAAATGGTACAAAAATTTATTATGAAACCTATGGAAAAGGCGAACCTTTGCTGATAATTCATAGTTGTGGTACCGATATTAAGGCGATGGAATATCAAATTGATTATTTTAAAAGATATTACAGAGTCATTACTGCAGATAGTCGCGGGCAAGGAAAATCGAAGTTAAAAACGAAAAAATTAACATACGATTTAATGGCTGAAGATTGGGAAGAATTGGCAAAACATTTAAAATTAGACACCGTAAATATTCTTGGCTGGAGCGATGGTGGAATTATTGGTTTAAAAATGGGAATCCGCAATAAAATTAAAATCAAAAAAATAGTAACCATGGGTGTAAATTTAAGACTAGACCCTACTGCTGTTAATAAATGGGCTATTCAACAGGTAATTGATATGCACTCTCAATCCATAAAAATGCTGAAAAAAGGCGATACTTCTAAAGATTGGGAAAAAGAATTACAATTAGATCGTTTGTTGTTAAACCAGCCAAATATAAGCCATGCCGATTTGAAAAAAGTTACCGCTGAAGTTCTAGTAACTATTGGCGATAGAGATATTATTAAAAATGAACATGCCGTAGAAATTTTTAATAATTTACCCAAAGCACAATTGTGTATTATGCCAGGTGCAAACCATGGAATACCTCGTAATAATGCCACATTTTTTAATGAAATAGCTTTCAAATTTTTAAACAATACCTTTGATTATTCGATGGATAAATAA
- a CDS encoding tRNA1(Val) (adenine(37)-N6)-methyltransferase encodes MKPFKFKEFSVYQDKTAMKIGTDGVLLGAWSLLPEYPDTILDIGSGTGVIGLMLAQRSDAMTIDAVEIDADAYEQTVANFEQSPWGDRLFCYNTSFADFAQEIAEEQEFYDVIVSNPPFYTDTFETQNEARNKARFTSSLSFEELLKGVAQILSKRGVFSVIIPFKEEANFIDLAKKYRLFLKKVCRVKGTENSEIKRSLLAFSFSSDEIKEDNKQESKAIKIEKEELIIEKQRHQYTDAYIKLTKDFYLKM; translated from the coding sequence ATGAAGCCATTTAAATTTAAAGAATTTTCAGTATATCAAGATAAAACCGCCATGAAAATTGGCACAGATGGTGTTTTATTAGGAGCTTGGTCTTTATTACCAGAATACCCAGATACCATTTTAGACATCGGTTCTGGTACAGGAGTTATAGGCTTAATGTTGGCACAACGAAGCGATGCCATGACCATCGATGCCGTTGAAATTGATGCCGATGCTTACGAGCAAACTGTGGCTAATTTTGAGCAATCACCTTGGGGCGATCGCTTGTTTTGCTACAATACTTCTTTTGCCGATTTTGCTCAAGAAATAGCCGAAGAACAAGAGTTTTACGATGTAATTGTTTCTAATCCGCCATTTTATACCGATACTTTTGAAACTCAAAATGAAGCTCGTAATAAAGCCCGTTTTACATCTTCATTATCTTTTGAAGAATTACTAAAAGGCGTTGCGCAAATTTTATCAAAAAGAGGTGTTTTTTCGGTGATTATTCCTTTTAAAGAAGAAGCTAATTTTATCGATTTAGCAAAAAAATACAGGTTATTTTTGAAAAAAGTATGCCGAGTAAAAGGAACTGAAAATTCAGAAATAAAAAGAAGTTTATTAGCATTTTCTTTTTCTTCGGATGAAATAAAAGAAGATAATAAGCAGGAAAGTAAAGCGATAAAAATTGAGAAAGAAGAATTAATTATAGAAAAACAAAGACATCAATATACCGATGCTTATATAAAGCTTACCAAAGATTTTTATTTGAAAATGTAA
- the mnmD gene encoding tRNA (5-methylaminomethyl-2-thiouridine)(34)-methyltransferase MnmD yields MKREIIITSDGSTTIYLPDWDEQYHSKHGAIQEAYHVFIKNGLALQTKPAISILEIGFGTGLNSFITFLENSRKINYVGVEAYPVVAQEVAKLNYVAELKAEKYQAVFDKMHDFSWDKKHEITPTFSLTKRQQFFKDIDDKEAFDLIYFDAFAAEHQPDLWTEAIFEKMFEALNENGVLVTYCAKGSVRRAMQAVGFTVERLAGPPGKREMLRATKTLA; encoded by the coding sequence ATCAAAAGAGAAATAATTATTACGTCGGATGGTTCTACAACTATCTATTTGCCAGATTGGGATGAGCAATATCATTCAAAACACGGCGCTATACAAGAGGCATATCATGTTTTTATAAAAAACGGATTAGCATTGCAAACAAAACCAGCAATTTCAATTTTAGAAATAGGTTTTGGAACAGGATTAAATAGTTTTATTACTTTTTTAGAAAATTCAAGAAAAATAAATTATGTAGGTGTAGAAGCCTATCCTGTGGTAGCTCAAGAAGTAGCCAAATTAAATTATGTAGCCGAATTAAAAGCTGAAAAATATCAGGCTGTTTTTGATAAAATGCACGATTTTTCTTGGGATAAAAAACACGAGATTACCCCAACATTTAGCTTAACAAAACGCCAGCAATTTTTTAAAGATATTGATGATAAAGAAGCATTTGATTTGATATATTTTGATGCTTTTGCTGCCGAACATCAGCCCGATTTATGGACAGAAGCAATTTTTGAAAAAATGTTTGAAGCCTTAAATGAAAATGGAGTTTTAGTAACCTATTGTGCAAAAGGAAGCGTGCGTCGTGCTATGCAAGCCGTTGGTTTTACCGTAGAACGCTTGGCAGGACCTCCAGGGAAAAGAGAAATGCTTCGAGCAACAAAAACGTTGGCATAA
- a CDS encoding branched-chain amino acid aminotransferase, giving the protein MKSNIRVELVEKSKIDTVDFNNLTFGSIFSDHMFVCDYIDGKWSNPTVQPYAEISLNPSSKIFHYGQSIFEGMKAYKDADNNTLLFRPLDNCRRLNKSAERLVIPQIPEELFMAGLEKLLEIDDQWIPTKDGSSLYIRPFIFASGEGFHASPADAYKLIICTAPSGAYFAGDIKVLIEEKYARAANGGVGFAKAGGNYAAQFYPTKLATDRGYQQVIWTDDNTHEYIEEAGAMNIFIRINDTLITSPTSDRILDGITRKSILQIVEDQKISVEVRQITVNEVVEAAKNGSLKEMFGAGTAAVISPINGFGYKNEDYDLPKIENGYATRLKKYITDIQTNKVEDPYGWSVKL; this is encoded by the coding sequence ATGAAATCTAATATTCGCGTTGAACTTGTAGAGAAATCAAAAATTGACACCGTAGACTTTAACAATTTAACATTTGGTAGTATTTTTTCCGACCATATGTTTGTTTGCGATTATATTGACGGAAAATGGAGCAATCCAACCGTTCAACCTTATGCAGAAATATCATTAAATCCTTCTTCGAAAATATTTCATTATGGGCAGTCTATTTTTGAAGGAATGAAAGCCTATAAAGATGCTGATAATAATACCTTATTATTTCGTCCTTTAGATAACTGCAGACGTTTAAACAAATCGGCTGAACGCTTAGTAATTCCTCAAATTCCTGAAGAGTTATTTATGGCTGGTTTAGAAAAATTATTAGAAATTGACGATCAATGGATTCCTACAAAAGACGGAAGTTCATTATATATTCGTCCTTTTATATTTGCTTCTGGTGAAGGTTTTCATGCCTCACCTGCGGATGCCTATAAATTGATTATTTGTACCGCGCCTTCTGGTGCTTATTTTGCTGGAGATATTAAGGTTTTAATTGAAGAAAAATACGCACGTGCTGCTAACGGTGGTGTTGGTTTTGCTAAAGCTGGTGGAAATTATGCTGCACAGTTTTATCCTACAAAATTAGCGACTGATAGAGGTTATCAGCAAGTTATTTGGACCGATGATAATACGCATGAATATATTGAGGAAGCTGGTGCGATGAATATTTTTATCCGAATTAACGATACCTTAATTACAAGCCCAACAAGCGATAGAATTTTAGACGGAATTACTCGTAAAAGTATTTTACAAATTGTGGAAGATCAAAAAATTTCGGTTGAAGTTCGTCAAATTACCGTAAATGAAGTGGTTGAAGCGGCTAAAAATGGTTCTTTAAAAGAAATGTTTGGTGCAGGAACAGCGGCAGTTATTTCTCCAATTAATGGTTTTGGATATAAAAATGAAGATTATGACCTTCCAAAAATTGAAAACGGATATGCTACTCGTTTAAAAAAATACATTACCGATATACAAACAAATAAGGTAGAAGACCCTTACGGTTGGAGCGTTAAACTTTAA
- a CDS encoding TlpA family protein disulfide reductase, with protein sequence MKNTLPILLSIIVGIALSLLCLNTFLKPTTKKNISKKTKEIKEIKGVEKTINVKNEAINTNVMQNSYSNWKAYMKENIDLMATFTPIDNQGEEITKDLFLTLLRTGNYVVIKSDKEGLFQYELTEIKKPVNQKIKKAMISKAGMAHQYFKMEGQKLPNYDFVDLDGKSHNKEVRTGKITVLKSWFINCKVCVEEFPQLNTLVDTYKSDDVQFISLAFNEKEKLKKFLKTKSFKYVTVPDQKKYLSKHLKVKQYPTHIIINSEGVIIKMVNNVNTLTTELERILE encoded by the coding sequence ATGAAAAATACCCTTCCAATATTATTGTCAATTATAGTAGGTATTGCCTTGTCTTTACTTTGTTTAAATACTTTTTTAAAACCTACTACAAAAAAAAATATTTCCAAAAAAACCAAGGAAATTAAGGAAATAAAAGGCGTTGAAAAAACAATAAACGTTAAAAATGAAGCCATAAATACTAACGTAATGCAAAACAGTTACAGCAACTGGAAAGCATATATGAAGGAAAATATTGACTTAATGGCAACCTTTACCCCGATTGATAATCAAGGCGAAGAAATAACTAAAGACCTGTTTTTAACTTTACTACGAACAGGGAATTATGTTGTTATTAAATCTGACAAAGAAGGACTTTTTCAATATGAATTAACGGAAATAAAGAAACCTGTTAATCAAAAAATAAAGAAAGCTATGATTAGTAAAGCTGGTATGGCGCATCAATATTTTAAAATGGAAGGTCAGAAATTACCAAATTATGATTTTGTTGATTTAGACGGAAAATCACACAATAAAGAAGTGCGTACAGGTAAAATAACTGTTTTAAAATCGTGGTTTATTAACTGTAAAGTATGTGTCGAAGAATTTCCTCAGCTAAATACCTTAGTTGACACTTACAAAAGTGATGATGTGCAGTTTATCAGTTTGGCTTTTAATGAAAAGGAAAAATTAAAGAAATTCTTAAAAACAAAGTCTTTTAAGTATGTTACTGTACCCGACCAAAAAAAATACCTATCTAAGCATTTAAAAGTAAAACAATACCCAACACATATTATTATAAATTCAGAGGGTGTTATTATTAAAATGGTTAACAATGTAAATACTTTAACGACAGAGTTAGAACGTATTTTAGAGTAA
- a CDS encoding nucleoside triphosphate pyrophosphohydrolase family protein, protein MKDKIKAVQKFHEAFKVNIQNKPTVAITEDRKNLRFELMKEENQEYLEAAKNNDLVEVADALGDMLYILCGTIIEHGMQDKIEAVFNEIQRSNMSKLDENGKPIYREDGKVLKGVNYFKPNIKAILEA, encoded by the coding sequence ATGAAGGATAAAATAAAAGCAGTACAAAAATTTCACGAAGCATTTAAAGTAAATATTCAAAACAAACCAACGGTTGCGATTACTGAGGATAGAAAAAACTTGCGTTTTGAGTTGATGAAAGAAGAAAATCAGGAGTATTTAGAAGCAGCTAAAAATAACGATTTAGTTGAGGTTGCCGATGCTCTTGGCGATATGTTATATATTTTATGTGGAACAATTATTGAACATGGAATGCAGGATAAAATTGAAGCAGTATTCAATGAAATTCAGCGTAGTAACATGAGTAAATTAGATGAAAATGGCAAGCCAATTTACCGTGAAGATGGTAAGGTTTTAAAAGGAGTAAATTATTTTAAACCCAATATAAAAGCAATTTTAGAAGCTTAA